A portion of the Ferrimicrobium sp. genome contains these proteins:
- a CDS encoding protein meaA: MSLHLSPPDPPWVMRTYAGHSSARASNQLFRTNLANGQTGLSVAFDLPTQLGLDPDDPRSRGEVGKVGVPIAHLGHMRQLFDGIALDSMNTSMTINATAMWLFSLYLALADETGIPYHLLAGTTQNDIIKEYLSRGTFIFTPEASRRLTVDLIEFSVLNVPKWNPINICSYHLQEAGATPVQEVAYALATAVGILDAVRDQGRIGVDGLAKVVGRMSFFVNAGIRFLEEIAKMRAFVALWDEITRDRYGVGDPKLRRFRFGVQVNSLGLTESQPENNVYRIVLEALGVTLSRDARARALQLPAWNEAIGLPRPVDQQWSLRAQQILAYETDILSYPDIFEGSIVMEGLTTDIVSAARQELDRIIAAGGVFNQIDEMKAALVRAQTERAHAIETKTQLVVGVNIYQDPSDGARESPLVSPDTKTHLSADAQEISQLIDEFAAFKRIRDQAAVTAARRELLAAARTDANLVPATLALARAGGTTQDWADTMREAFGEFRAPTGIHGGAGVRRGQVQMQVLADRLSRLSGNPARLLVAKPGLDGHSNGAEQIAVAARDAGFEVIYQGIRQTPDEIASVARDEDVDLIGLSILSGSHLELVEQLMEALRALGLSVPVVLGGIIPDDDIGRLKELGVRLVFTPKHYQIAEIMEQLVELVVAQRG; the protein is encoded by the coding sequence ATGTCATTGCACCTCTCACCTCCCGATCCTCCATGGGTGATGCGCACCTATGCAGGTCACTCGTCAGCCAGAGCCTCCAACCAGCTGTTTCGGACCAATCTCGCCAATGGACAGACCGGCCTTTCGGTGGCCTTTGACCTACCGACACAGCTTGGACTCGACCCGGATGATCCTCGCAGCCGTGGTGAGGTTGGCAAGGTGGGTGTGCCCATCGCCCATCTCGGTCACATGCGCCAACTCTTCGATGGCATCGCCCTTGACTCCATGAATACCTCGATGACCATCAACGCGACCGCGATGTGGCTCTTTAGCCTCTACCTAGCGCTCGCGGATGAGACCGGGATCCCCTATCATCTTCTGGCCGGAACGACCCAGAACGATATCATCAAGGAGTATCTCTCGCGCGGGACGTTCATCTTCACGCCTGAGGCCTCCAGGCGCCTCACCGTCGATCTGATCGAGTTCTCGGTACTTAATGTGCCAAAATGGAATCCGATCAACATCTGCAGCTATCACCTGCAAGAGGCTGGAGCAACCCCAGTGCAAGAGGTTGCCTACGCACTGGCGACCGCCGTCGGCATCCTCGATGCCGTGCGTGATCAGGGGCGTATTGGCGTCGATGGTCTCGCCAAGGTGGTTGGCCGGATGTCGTTCTTTGTGAATGCTGGCATTCGTTTCCTCGAAGAGATTGCCAAGATGCGCGCCTTTGTTGCGCTCTGGGATGAGATCACCCGGGATCGGTATGGCGTTGGGGATCCAAAGCTGCGTCGTTTTCGCTTTGGCGTCCAGGTAAACTCGCTTGGCCTCACCGAATCTCAGCCCGAGAATAACGTCTATCGCATTGTGCTCGAGGCACTCGGTGTGACACTGTCACGCGATGCCCGTGCGAGGGCGTTGCAGTTACCTGCTTGGAATGAGGCCATTGGTCTACCGCGACCCGTCGATCAGCAGTGGTCGTTGCGCGCCCAACAGATCCTTGCCTATGAGACGGATATCCTCTCTTACCCGGACATCTTTGAAGGATCGATAGTCATGGAGGGCTTAACCACTGACATCGTGAGCGCAGCACGTCAAGAGCTTGACCGGATTATTGCAGCCGGTGGCGTCTTTAACCAGATTGACGAGATGAAGGCGGCGCTGGTACGGGCCCAAACCGAGCGGGCTCATGCCATTGAGACGAAAACGCAGCTGGTGGTGGGTGTCAATATCTACCAAGATCCAAGTGATGGAGCTCGTGAATCGCCGCTCGTTAGCCCCGACACCAAGACGCACCTTAGCGCTGACGCCCAAGAGATCAGCCAGCTCATTGATGAGTTCGCCGCCTTCAAACGCATCCGCGACCAGGCGGCGGTGACGGCTGCTAGGCGAGAGCTCTTAGCGGCCGCACGCACCGACGCTAACCTGGTTCCGGCGACCCTTGCCCTTGCCAGGGCCGGAGGTACAACCCAGGATTGGGCCGACACGATGCGTGAGGCCTTTGGCGAGTTTCGGGCCCCCACCGGTATCCACGGAGGGGCCGGGGTCCGTCGTGGACAGGTGCAGATGCAGGTATTGGCCGATCGTCTTAGCCGGCTCTCCGGCAATCCGGCGCGGTTGTTGGTGGCAAAACCTGGGCTTGACGGACACTCCAACGGAGCTGAACAGATTGCAGTCGCTGCCCGTGATGCTGGCTTTGAGGTCATCTATCAAGGGATTCGACAGACACCCGACGAGATCGCGAGTGTCGCCCGTGACGAAGACGTTGACCTGATCGGCCTATCGATTCTGTCGGGATCTCACCTCGAGCTCGTGGAACAACTGATGGAGGCGTTACGTGCTCTTGGCTTGAGCGTCCCGGTCGTGCTTGGAGGCATTATCCCCGACGATGATATCGGACGACTCAAGGAGCTAGGCGTGCGTCTGGTCTTCACGCCCAAACATTACCAGATTGCCGAGATCATGGAGCAGTTAGTTGAGTTGGTCGTTGCCCAACGAGGCTGA
- a CDS encoding GGDEF domain-containing protein, translated as MRLRGFLAIIVGIGGVAVSAYGMHVARPTDGVVGAGITFVAVLFGLGSRQRRSSERPTNEDPVVEAKVDHESEASMLTSVTPRAAEANVPAAEVAPSSKDTADPITDPLTGLMNEIFFSGLLSTKVATARRRLWPLSIVLLQLVMVPDASDEAMDAAILAFSEVVSATIRTADVACRVGARSFALLLDDTDEDGAAWVAERIQIAHAREGESSIAKVCAGVASYPSHGIEPAEILVTAKSALKQASDNLELPGLGRVIVAPQRPL; from the coding sequence ATGAGACTGCGTGGGTTTTTGGCAATCATCGTGGGAATCGGGGGCGTGGCGGTGAGTGCCTATGGCATGCACGTGGCTCGGCCGACTGACGGTGTTGTTGGTGCAGGGATCACCTTTGTTGCGGTGCTCTTTGGGCTCGGTTCTCGACAACGTCGATCGTCGGAGCGGCCAACGAACGAAGATCCCGTCGTGGAGGCCAAGGTCGATCACGAGTCGGAGGCCTCCATGCTCACGAGCGTGACACCCCGAGCCGCTGAGGCGAACGTGCCAGCCGCCGAGGTGGCTCCCTCGTCGAAGGACACCGCTGACCCGATCACCGATCCGTTGACCGGTTTGATGAACGAGATCTTCTTCTCTGGCCTGCTCAGCACCAAAGTCGCGACCGCGCGGCGGCGCCTGTGGCCACTGAGTATCGTCCTCCTTCAGCTGGTCATGGTCCCCGATGCCTCTGACGAGGCGATGGATGCGGCGATCCTCGCCTTCTCCGAGGTGGTCTCTGCGACGATTCGAACCGCCGATGTCGCCTGTAGGGTGGGGGCGCGAAGCTTTGCCCTCCTGCTCGACGATACCGATGAGGATGGCGCCGCCTGGGTCGCTGAGCGTATTCAGATCGCCCATGCCCGGGAGGGAGAGTCCTCGATCGCTAAAGTGTGTGCGGGGGTGGCGAGCTACCCGAGCCATGGAATCGAGCCGGCCGAGATCCTGGTAACCGCCAAGAGCGCGCTCAAACAGGCCTCAGACAACCTCGAGCTGCCAGGCCTTGGCCGCGTCATCGTCGCGCCACAGCGCCCGCTGTAG
- a CDS encoding acyl-CoA carboxylase subunit beta: MSTHPMSARLEELARRRDEAHHAGTETAVAKQHNQGKMTARERVDYLLDPDSFEELDLLARHRAHGMGLDERRPYTDGVITGFGTIHGRRVCVFSQDFTVFGGALGEVFAEKIHKVMDLAASVGVPMIGLNDGAGARIQEGVVSLHSYGGIFRRNVASSGVIPQISVVLGPCAGGAVYSPAMTDFIFMVEHTSHMFITGPDVVKTVTGEEVSLEELGGAMSHATKSGVASFVLSDEKACLDEVKYLLDFLPSNNMETPPVVTPTDDPDRHNEALRTIVPENSNQPYEMRDVIREVLDDGEYFEYFSHWARNMTCGFGRMNGHVVGVVGNQPAVLAGVLDIDSSEKAARFVRTCDAFNIPILTFVDVPGFLPGVDQEYGGIIRHGAKLLYAYSEATVPRIQIITRKAYGGAYVVMNSKSIGADLAYAWPSAELAVMGPQGAVEVIHRRELAAAADPIAKRQELIDQYTERYANPYIAAERGYVDDVIDPAETRRTLIQALTMLETKREELPRRKHGNIPL; this comes from the coding sequence ATGAGCACGCACCCAATGTCCGCTCGCCTCGAGGAGCTAGCACGACGACGCGACGAGGCACACCATGCCGGGACCGAGACCGCGGTCGCAAAACAACACAATCAGGGCAAGATGACCGCACGTGAGCGGGTCGACTATCTGCTCGACCCTGACTCATTCGAGGAGCTCGATCTGCTGGCACGCCATCGGGCCCACGGGATGGGACTCGACGAGCGACGACCCTATACCGACGGCGTCATTACTGGCTTTGGTACCATTCACGGTCGGCGTGTCTGTGTCTTTTCCCAGGACTTTACCGTCTTCGGTGGCGCCCTTGGCGAGGTGTTCGCTGAGAAGATCCACAAGGTGATGGATCTTGCCGCCTCGGTTGGCGTTCCGATGATTGGACTCAACGATGGTGCTGGTGCCCGAATCCAAGAAGGAGTGGTCTCACTCCACTCCTATGGCGGAATTTTCCGTCGTAACGTTGCATCCTCCGGTGTCATCCCCCAAATCAGCGTGGTGCTAGGTCCATGTGCTGGCGGTGCCGTCTACTCGCCAGCGATGACCGACTTCATCTTCATGGTCGAGCACACCTCCCACATGTTCATCACCGGGCCTGATGTGGTCAAGACGGTCACCGGCGAGGAGGTCTCCCTCGAGGAGCTCGGTGGTGCAATGAGCCATGCCACGAAATCTGGTGTCGCGTCATTTGTCTTGAGCGACGAGAAAGCCTGCCTTGACGAGGTTAAATATCTCCTGGATTTTCTTCCATCAAACAATATGGAGACACCTCCTGTCGTTACACCCACTGACGACCCAGACCGCCACAACGAGGCGTTGCGTACCATCGTCCCTGAGAACTCGAATCAGCCCTACGAGATGCGTGATGTCATCCGTGAGGTCCTCGACGACGGCGAGTACTTTGAGTACTTCTCGCACTGGGCTCGCAATATGACGTGTGGCTTTGGGCGAATGAATGGTCACGTCGTCGGAGTGGTTGGCAACCAACCTGCGGTACTCGCTGGAGTTCTTGACATCGACTCATCGGAGAAGGCGGCGAGATTTGTACGGACCTGCGATGCCTTCAATATCCCGATCCTGACCTTCGTCGACGTTCCAGGCTTCCTTCCCGGCGTCGATCAGGAGTACGGTGGCATCATCCGCCATGGCGCAAAGCTCCTGTACGCCTACTCTGAGGCGACGGTCCCAAGGATTCAGATCATCACACGCAAGGCCTATGGCGGCGCCTACGTCGTCATGAACTCGAAATCGATCGGCGCGGATCTTGCCTACGCCTGGCCATCGGCGGAGCTCGCCGTCATGGGGCCCCAAGGTGCCGTCGAGGTCATCCACCGGCGGGAGCTGGCAGCAGCCGCAGACCCCATCGCTAAGCGTCAGGAGCTGATCGATCAGTACACCGAGCGCTATGCAAACCCCTACATTGCTGCTGAGCGCGGTTACGTCGATGATGTCATTGACCCGGCCGAGACACGACGCACCTTGATCCAGGCGCTCACCATGCTCGAGACCAAACGCGAAGAGCTGCCACGACGCAAGCACGGGAACATTCCCCTATGA